Proteins encoded in a region of the Streptomyces akebiae genome:
- a CDS encoding aminotransferase-like domain-containing protein, whose protein sequence is MADYRRIADRIAEDIVTGRLKPGDRLPPQRVFARRQGIAGSTAGRVYAELVRRGLVLGEVGRGTFVRAAPAASTGRALAEPAGSAPVNLELNYPSAPGQSELLATGLAPLLRPDVLTDALRTAPATGTAAAREAAAGLLATAGWRPDPRRFLFAGNARQAIAAALAHLVRPGGRVGVESLTYPLVKEIAGRLGVTLVPLATDGEGLRPEAVAAAHRAAPLSAVYAQPTLHNPTSVTMGAGRRAELARVVRELDLPVIEDRIWSFLAGGDAGAEGGGEASRNVGGGVGVGVGVGGAGALPPLAAYAPERVFVVDGLSKRVAPGLTVGFLVVPEGRVEGAADALRSGGWVAGRFALEAGVRWIGDGTVGRLVAAKRADAAARQRLVAEHLAGFSVRGDARAYYAWWELPEPWRADTFCAAAAERGVAVTPGSVFSVAGVGRGPASGGLVAGAGRGPGAIAGADRVPPRSPVPPQRHDRARSKRPEEGAASAADCVRLGLASVSPSVLAGALRALADVARGGR, encoded by the coding sequence GTGGCCGACTACCGGCGTATCGCCGATCGCATCGCGGAGGACATCGTCACCGGGCGGCTGAAGCCCGGTGACCGGCTGCCGCCGCAGCGGGTGTTCGCGCGGCGGCAGGGGATCGCCGGGTCGACCGCCGGGCGCGTGTACGCGGAGCTGGTGCGGCGCGGTCTGGTGCTGGGAGAGGTCGGGCGCGGGACGTTCGTGCGGGCGGCACCGGCGGCGTCGACGGGGCGGGCGCTGGCCGAGCCGGCGGGCTCGGCGCCGGTGAACCTGGAGCTCAACTACCCGTCCGCGCCGGGCCAGTCGGAGCTGCTGGCCACCGGGCTGGCGCCGTTGCTGCGGCCGGACGTGCTGACGGACGCGCTGCGTACGGCCCCCGCGACCGGTACGGCCGCGGCGCGCGAGGCGGCGGCCGGGTTGCTCGCCACGGCCGGCTGGCGCCCGGATCCGAGACGGTTCCTCTTCGCCGGGAACGCCCGCCAGGCTATCGCCGCGGCCCTCGCCCACCTCGTGCGGCCCGGGGGACGCGTCGGCGTCGAGTCCCTGACGTATCCGCTGGTCAAGGAGATCGCCGGGCGGCTGGGGGTGACCCTGGTGCCGCTCGCGACGGACGGGGAGGGGCTTCGGCCGGAGGCCGTGGCCGCCGCGCACCGGGCGGCGCCGCTGTCGGCGGTGTACGCGCAGCCGACGCTGCACAATCCGACGTCCGTGACGATGGGCGCCGGGCGCCGGGCCGAACTCGCGCGTGTGGTGCGGGAGTTGGATCTTCCGGTGATCGAGGACCGGATCTGGTCGTTCCTGGCGGGTGGGGACGCGGGCGCCGAAGGGGGCGGGGAGGCGAGCCGGAACGTCGGCGGCGGTGTCGGTGTCGGTGTCGGTGTCGGTGGTGCGGGGGCGCTGCCGCCGTTGGCCGCGTATGCGCCGGAGCGGGTGTTCGTCGTGGACGGGCTGTCCAAGCGGGTGGCGCCGGGGCTGACCGTCGGCTTCCTGGTGGTGCCGGAGGGGCGGGTCGAGGGGGCGGCGGACGCGCTGCGGTCGGGAGGCTGGGTGGCGGGGCGGTTCGCGTTGGAGGCGGGGGTGCGGTGGATCGGGGACGGGACGGTCGGGCGGCTGGTCGCGGCGAAGCGGGCCGACGCGGCGGCCCGGCAGCGGCTGGTCGCCGAGCACCTCGCGGGGTTCTCCGTGCGGGGGGACGCGCGGGCCTACTACGCGTGGTGGGAGCTGCCCGAGCCCTGGCGAGCGGACACGTTCTGCGCGGCGGCGGCCGAGCGGGGTGTGGCGGTGACCCCGGGGTCGGTGTTCAGCGTCGCGGGGGTGGGGCGGGGGCCGGCTTCCGGCGGCCTGGTGGCTGGTGCGGGGCGGGGGCCGGGCGCGATCGCCGGTGCCGACCGGGTGCCACCGCGTTCGCCCGTGCCGCCCCAGCGCCACGACCGCGCGCGGTCGAAGCGGCCGGAGGAGGGCGCGGCTTCCGCCGCCGACTGCGTCAGGCTTGGGCTTGCGTCGGTTTCTCCGTCGGTGTTGGCGGGGGCGTTGCGGGCGCTCGCCGATGTCGCACGAGGTGGCCGGTGA
- a CDS encoding alpha/beta fold hydrolase has translation MTTFLAYEDKGGPGPAGRPARLPLVLVHGHPFDRTMWDPQITEFYATRRVIAPDLRGYGRSPVVPGVTPLSTFAEDIAALLDDLGVPEFVLGGLSMGGQIAMECYRLFPRRVRGLLLADTFPAAETEEGRRTRNAMADRLLREGMTGYADEVLFRMVAPYADPEVAARVRRMMTGTDPEGAAAALRGRAERPDYRELLTRVTVPALVVVGADDEYTPVSDAEAMHAALPDSTLHVVDGAAHLPNLERPDEFNKALGAFLARLD, from the coding sequence ATGACCACCTTCCTCGCATACGAGGACAAAGGGGGACCCGGCCCCGCAGGCCGGCCTGCCCGCCTCCCTCTCGTCCTCGTCCACGGCCACCCCTTCGACCGCACGATGTGGGACCCGCAGATCACCGAGTTCTACGCCACCCGTCGCGTCATCGCCCCCGATCTGCGCGGCTACGGCCGGTCCCCCGTCGTCCCGGGCGTCACCCCGCTCTCCACCTTCGCCGAGGACATCGCGGCACTCCTGGACGACCTGGGGGTCCCGGAGTTCGTCCTCGGGGGACTCTCCATGGGCGGCCAGATCGCGATGGAGTGCTACCGCCTGTTCCCGCGCCGCGTCCGCGGTCTCCTCCTCGCCGACACCTTCCCGGCCGCCGAGACCGAGGAGGGCAGACGGACCCGGAACGCCATGGCCGACCGGCTGCTGCGCGAGGGCATGACGGGGTACGCCGACGAGGTGCTGTTCCGCATGGTCGCGCCGTACGCGGACCCGGAGGTCGCGGCCCGGGTGCGCCGCATGATGACGGGCACCGACCCCGAGGGCGCCGCGGCGGCCCTGCGCGGCCGGGCCGAGCGTCCCGACTACCGCGAGTTGCTCACCCGCGTCACCGTGCCGGCGCTGGTCGTCGTGGGCGCCGACGACGAGTACACCCCGGTCTCCGATGCCGAGGCCATGCACGCCGCCCTCCCCGACTCCACCCTCCACGTCGTCGACGGCGCCGCCCACCTGCCGAACCTGGAACGCCCGGACGAGTTCAACAAGGCGCTCGGGGCCTTCCTGGCCCGCCTGGACTGA
- a CDS encoding DUF7144 family membrane protein, with the protein MAQHSTAPRSNTTSQETSMSHRGARSEWAHGGMVFAGVLMMVIGIMGILNGIAGIATDDVYANIGSYVFEFSLTTWGWIHLVIGVGVLGTGWGVIQGHDWARAVGIALTSLFAIEYFMFLPYAPVWSLICIGIAVFVMWSLATSPEPTRTG; encoded by the coding sequence ATGGCCCAGCACAGCACCGCACCACGCTCGAACACCACGTCGCAGGAGACGTCGATGTCCCACCGGGGGGCCCGCTCGGAGTGGGCCCACGGCGGGATGGTCTTCGCCGGTGTCCTGATGATGGTCATCGGCATCATGGGCATCCTCAACGGCATCGCCGGGATCGCCACGGACGACGTGTACGCGAACATCGGCAGTTACGTCTTCGAGTTCAGCCTCACCACCTGGGGCTGGATCCACCTGGTGATCGGTGTCGGCGTCCTGGGCACCGGGTGGGGCGTCATCCAGGGCCACGACTGGGCTCGCGCGGTGGGAATCGCCCTGACCTCGCTGTTCGCCATCGAGTACTTCATGTTCCTGCCGTACGCGCCCGTCTGGTCGCTCATCTGCATCGGCATCGCGGTCTTCGTGATGTGGTCCCTGGCGACGTCCCCGGAGCCGACGCGCACCGGGTGA
- a CDS encoding endonuclease/exonuclease/phosphatase family protein translates to MESATIERPDPTPEPAPAAGPRPRKRHGGKAFLATLLLLGVTLVVGSRAADIDAFTPVPQLLAFLPWLLAPTALALLLALLSRRWLGLTWGVVLLGALAWYIEPYGKASEPNGPVVAEVRVMTSNVQFGRGTDALVKAVRRDRPDIVFVEECELTCSAKLRDTLGDLSGRTPDYPHRRSVEGYGSTGSVILSRYPLKSTDPIPGSMGMPGAVADVEGHPVRLQLAHPMPPLPGQLDTWRRELGALRAYAAKDARTPTILAGDFNATQDHAAFRAILDTGMSDAARLTGQDRRPTWPSPTAPRIGAQIDHVLVSEEDFSAREVRFRRLSGTDHNAVTVDLALHRRG, encoded by the coding sequence GTGGAGAGCGCGACCATCGAGCGGCCGGACCCCACCCCGGAACCCGCACCCGCAGCCGGGCCACGCCCCCGGAAGCGGCACGGCGGCAAGGCCTTCCTCGCCACCCTGCTCCTCCTGGGCGTCACCCTCGTCGTCGGCTCCCGCGCCGCCGACATCGACGCCTTCACCCCGGTCCCCCAACTCCTCGCGTTCCTGCCCTGGCTCCTCGCCCCCACCGCCCTCGCCCTCCTCCTCGCGCTCCTCTCCCGCCGCTGGCTCGGCCTGACCTGGGGCGTGGTGCTCCTCGGGGCCCTCGCCTGGTACATCGAGCCGTACGGCAAGGCGAGCGAGCCGAACGGGCCGGTAGTCGCCGAGGTGCGGGTGATGACGTCGAACGTGCAGTTCGGCCGCGGCACCGACGCCCTCGTCAAGGCCGTACGCCGCGACCGCCCCGACATCGTCTTCGTCGAGGAGTGCGAACTCACCTGTTCGGCCAAGCTCCGTGACACGCTCGGCGATCTGAGCGGCCGGACCCCGGACTACCCGCACCGCCGGTCCGTCGAGGGCTACGGCTCCACCGGCTCCGTCATCCTCAGCCGGTACCCACTGAAGTCCACCGACCCGATCCCCGGCTCGATGGGCATGCCGGGCGCCGTCGCCGACGTCGAGGGCCACCCCGTACGGCTGCAGCTGGCGCACCCGATGCCGCCGTTGCCGGGACAGCTGGACACCTGGCGGCGGGAGCTCGGCGCGCTGCGCGCGTACGCGGCGAAGGACGCCCGGACGCCCACCATCCTGGCCGGGGACTTCAACGCCACCCAGGACCACGCGGCCTTCCGCGCGATCCTCGACACGGGGATGAGTGACGCCGCCCGGCTGACCGGACAGGACCGCAGGCCGACCTGGCCCTCCCCGACGGCCCCGAGGATCGGCGCCCAGATCGACCACGTCCTCGTCTCCGAGGAGGACTTCTCCGCCCGCGAGGTCCGCTTCCGCCGGCTGTCCGGCACCGACCACAACGCCGTCACCGTGGACCTCGCGCTGCATCGGCGCGGGTGA